In Kaistella sp. 97-N-M2, the sequence CGTAAATATTAATAAAATTGCCACCCTTCGAAATGCACGTGGCGGCGAATTGCCGAGTGTGACTGAAGCGGCAGTAAAGCTACAGGAATTCGGCGCGCAGGGAATCACAATCCATCCACGTCCAGACCAAAGGCATATCACGCAGAAAGATGTCTACGACCTGAAACCTTTGGTTCATACCGAATTTAACATCGAAGGCAATCCGCACCGGCCCTTTATCGACCTGGTCTTGGAAGTTAAACCGGAGCAGGTCACTTTGGTGCCTGACGCGAATGATGCCCTCACCTCCAACGCCGGGTGGGATTGCAAAGCACATTTGGGCTTTTTAAAAAATGTTATTTCGGAATTTAAAAGTGCCGGAATCCGAACGTCAATATTTTTGGATCCAAATCCGGATATGGTAAAATTTGCGAAAGAAACCGGCGCCGACCGCATCGAACTTTACACAGAAGCGTATGCCACGAACTATCCGAAAAATAAAGAAGAAGCCATTAAACTTTACGTTGAAACCGCCATCGAAGCGGAGAAATATGGGCTCGGGATGAATGCCGGACATGATTTAAGTTTAGATAATTTAAAGTATTTTGCAGACAACATTCCTAATTTGCTGGAAGTTTCCATTGGGCACGCTTTAATTTCCGAAGCGCTATATATGGGCCTTGAAAATACCGTACAAGCCTATTTGAAGCGGTTGGCAAAATGGTAAACAGGCAGTTTTAATTCTTAAAAATTAATTATTGATGGAAATTTTACATTCAAAAATATACGGACAGGATTACTCCGGAACACCTCTTTTGGTGTTCCACGGTTTGTTTGGCATGCTCGATAACTGGGGAAGTTTTGGCAAGGAAATGAGCGCGCTATTTCCGGTTCACTTAATCGATTTAAGAAATCACGGCAAAAGTTTTCACTCGCCCGAAATGTCGCATGATGATTTGGCCCACGATATTTTACATTACATGGAGTTCCACAAGCTCGAAAAATGTAATCTGTTAGGACATTCGCTGGGCGGAAAAGCCGTTATGCAGTTCGCCATTAAATATCCCCTGAAAGTGGAAAAGCTTATTGTTGTCGATATCGCACCAAAAGCCTATCCGCCGCATCACCAAGGTATTTTGAAAGCCCTGCAAAGTGTTGATTTCGAAAAAATAACGACGCGGCAGGAAGCGGAAGAGGTTTTAGAGCAGTACATTCCGGAGAAATCCGTTATTCAGTTTTTAGCAAAAAGTCTTTACTGGACCGAAGATAAAAGCTTAAACTGGCGTTTTAACCTCAAAACTCTTGCGGAGAAGTACAGCGAATTTGTTTCCAATGCCATTAAATTTGGCGTCTTTACTGGACCAACTTTATTTATTTCCGGCGGAAATTCCAACTATATTTTACCGCAGGATGAGTTTCAGATTAAACAACAGTTTCCGAACGCTTCGATCGTTACCGTAAAAAATGCGGGACATTGGGTACAGGCGGAAAATCCCACAGATTTTAATGAACTTGTTAAAGATTTTCTTTCCGAGCCGAAAGATCATTAATTTCGCTCTTCACCAACCACAATAAATCATGGTTTTAGTCACCGGCGCCACAGGAATTCTCGGAAGAGTACTCGTTTTAGAATTGCTGAAGCGCGGTAAAGCGGTGCGCGCCACGAAAAGAAAATCCAGCAATCTCGCAGAGGTTAAACATTCCTTTCAGTTTTACACCGATAATCCAGACGATTTTTTCAATAGGATCGAGTGGGTTGAGGTTGATTTTCAAGATTTAAGATCGCTGAAAAAAGCAGTCGAAAACGTGACGGAGGTCTATCATTGTGCCGCTAAAGTCAGTTTTCATCCGGACGACCGGCACGAAATGTATCTTTCCAACATCAAAGGCACAAAAAATTTGTTGTACGCCTGCGAAAATTCAATGGTGAAAAAATTCTGTTTTGTAAGTTCAATCTCCGTTTTGGATGGCGTGGATGAAAAAGGCGAAATGACGGAAGATTCCAATTATAACTCCAAGCTTCACCACTCGGGTTATGCAAAGTCTAAGCATTTTTCCGAAATGGAAGTTTGGCGCGCCGCTGCAGAAGGTTTAAATACGGTTATCATCAATCCTGGCATCATCATCGGCAGCGGAAACTGGCAATCGAGCAGTGGTGAAATTTTTGGAACCTTCGAGAAACAGCCCTTTGCCATGAGCGGAAGTTCGAATTACGTGGATGTTAGAGACGTTACAAACATTGCAATCCAGTTGATGGGAAGGAATGTATATAACGAAAGATTCATCGTTATTTCCGAAAATAAAAGGGTCGTCGATATGGCAAACCTGATCCGCGCAAAACTGGGCAAAACAAAAGCGAGAGTTTTATCAAAATCCGTTCTGAATTTCGGTTATGTTCTAAATGTCTTGTTCGGCTGGCTTTTACCACCATTAAGAATCCTGAATAAAGTTAATATTGAAGCCGTAACTTCGCACCGCATCGTATCCAATCAAAAAATTAAAGATGAACTGAACTATTCTTTTATTCCGGTGACGGAAAGCGTAGATTTTCATTTAAAGAATTATATTTCAGACCAAAAGAAGTCCCAGATCACATGAATATTGCAGAGTTTTTAAATAAAAATGCCGAAAAATTTCCCTCTAAATCCGCCATCGGTTTTAAGAAAAAGGAGCAGTGGAAAGAAATTCACTGGTCAGATTTAAGCCGGATGGTTTTTAAAACAGCAAACGCTTTACGCGAAGCCGGGATTTCAGCAAACGACAGAGTAGCGATCTATTCCGATAATTCCGCCGAATGGATCGTTTTCGATTTGGCTGTTTTATCTCTGGGCGCCGTAACAGTACCTATTTATTCCACAAACAATCTGGATCAGGCCGCCTATATTTTGAATGAAGCTGAATGCAGGATAATTTTGGTGGGTAATCAGGAACAATACGATGCTTCCTTTAAAATTTTAGAAAATAGCGCGTTCCTCACCCAAATTATTGCAGCGAAAAAATCGATTTGGATTCAGAAAGACCGCAGCCAATATTTTCAGGATTTTATAAAAGAAGCGGCGGAGAATTTTAATATTTGCGCGAAAGAAAATGAGGACCTGGCCACCATCATTTACACGTCCGGCACCACGGGAGCACCGAAGGGCGTTATGTTAACACATGGAAATTTCCACAAGTCCGTCGAAGCTCATTTCGATTTTTTTAAATTTAAAAATTTCGAGAATGAAAAGTCCCTTGCATTTTTACCACTGACGCATGTTTTCGAACGCAGCTGGACGTTGCTCGCCTTATCCGGTGGCGCAACGGTTTATTTTTTAGAAAATACCAAACTTATTGCCAGTGCCTTAACAGAGATTAAACCCACCATGATGTGCGCTGTGCCACGGTTTTATCAAAAAATATATGCCGGCGTAAACGAATTGGCACAAAACAGTTCGGATACGAAAAAGAGAATCTTTTCCTGGGCCGTGAAAGTAGGAACCGAAGTCGCCGAGAATCGCAGACTGCAAAAGTCGGTGCCGGTTTCTTTACAGATTAAAAATAAGGTGGCGGGACTATTGGTTTTCAACAAGATTAAAAATAAAATGGGCGGAAAACTCTGGTTCATGCCCTGTGGTGGCGCTTCCGTTTCGTCGGAGGTTACGCGTTTTTTTGAAGCTATTGGTATTCACGTCACTGTTGGTTATGGCTTAACTGAAACCACGGCTACGTTAACGTGTTTTCCGTTTCATCACTTTGAACACGGCTCCGCCGGAATTCCCATTGGTGATACGCAAATTAAAATTGGCGAAAACGACGAGATTCTCGCCAAAGGAAGCGGAATTATGAAAGGCTACTACAAGAAACCCGACGAAACTGCAGAAGTCTTCACAGCAGATGGTTGGTTTAAAACGGGCGACGCCGGAAGATTTGATGCACAGGGAAACCTCTTTATCACCGACCGAATAAAAGATTTGATGAAAACATCCAACGGTAAGTATGTGGCGCCACAACCTCTGGAAAATCTTCTCTCCAATAATAATTTTGTAAATCAGGTGATGGTTGTGGCGGAAGGAAAACCGTTTGTCACCGCCTTGATTATTCCAAATTTTGAGTCCTTAAAGGAGCAGATGGAGAAGATGAATATTCCTTTTACCACGTGGGAAGAAATTGTAAATTCAGAAAAAATAAAAGAATTTTATCACGAAAAAATTGAAGAAATTCAGAAAGGTCTTTCCGGCTTTGAAAAAGTGAAAAAGTTTGTTTTGATGCCGGCAGAATTTGAAATTAACAGCGGCGAAATTACACCCACACTTAAGGTGAAGCGCAACGTCGTTTTAAAGAAATATGCCGATGTTATCGATCGAATGTACGCGAACTCAGCGTTTAGTAAGTAGGTTTTTAGGAAGCGGCGATACCGCAGGATGTTTTGTTAACAAATAATAAAAAAAGAAGGCGGCGAAGCCGCGAAATTCAAGTTATGGAAGAATTTTTCGGATCAAAAAAGTACAAAACTGCAAACGCTAAGGTGTCAGAATCTTGCCCTTCCAACATCGCATTGATAAAATATTGGGGCAAATATGAAAATCAGATTCCTGCAAACCCCAGCATCAGTTATACTTTAAGTCAGTGCAAAACCAACACGGAAATCGAGTTTCTGGCGGACGAAAAATTCTCTGTCCAGACTTTTTTAAGTAGTACAGAAGAAAAGAAATTTGCGGAAAAGATTGAAAAATATTTCAAAAATATCGAAGCTTTTTTACCCTGGATTTTAAAAGGAAAATACATCATCCGAACGGAAAATACCTTCCCGCATAGTTCCGGCATCGCCAGTTCCGCCTCTGGATTCGGCGCCATCGCAAAATGCCTGATGGAAGTGGACGATCTGTTTTGTGGAAAAGCCGAGGAAGATTTCAAGTTAAAAAAAGCCAGTTTTCTTGCCCGTTTAGGAAGCGGCAGCGCCTGCAGAAGTCTCTACAATGGATTGGTCGTTTGGGGCGAAACAAAAGAAGTGGAGGCCAGTTCCGATCTTTTTGCCGTCGCTTTTCCGTCGAAGGACATTCATTCTATTTTCAAGAATTTCAATGATTGGGTTCTGCTTATTCACGAGGGTGAAAAATCCGTGAGTTCTACTGTTGGTCACGGTTTGATGACCACTAATCCGTACGCCGAACGTAGATTTCAGGAAGCGCATGAGAATTTTTCTACTTTGAAAGAAATTTTGAAGGTTGGGGATTTGAAACGTTTTATTCAGTTGGTAGAACACGAGGCCTTAACCTTGCACGCCATGATGATGATGAGCGAGCCGGCCTTCATCCTCATGAAAACCGGAACTTTAGCCGTCATTAATAAGATTTGGGAC encodes:
- a CDS encoding pyridoxine 5'-phosphate synthase, with the protein product MTKLSVNINKIATLRNARGGELPSVTEAAVKLQEFGAQGITIHPRPDQRHITQKDVYDLKPLVHTEFNIEGNPHRPFIDLVLEVKPEQVTLVPDANDALTSNAGWDCKAHLGFLKNVISEFKSAGIRTSIFLDPNPDMVKFAKETGADRIELYTEAYATNYPKNKEEAIKLYVETAIEAEKYGLGMNAGHDLSLDNLKYFADNIPNLLEVSIGHALISEALYMGLENTVQAYLKRLAKW
- a CDS encoding alpha/beta fold hydrolase; its protein translation is MEILHSKIYGQDYSGTPLLVFHGLFGMLDNWGSFGKEMSALFPVHLIDLRNHGKSFHSPEMSHDDLAHDILHYMEFHKLEKCNLLGHSLGGKAVMQFAIKYPLKVEKLIVVDIAPKAYPPHHQGILKALQSVDFEKITTRQEAEEVLEQYIPEKSVIQFLAKSLYWTEDKSLNWRFNLKTLAEKYSEFVSNAIKFGVFTGPTLFISGGNSNYILPQDEFQIKQQFPNASIVTVKNAGHWVQAENPTDFNELVKDFLSEPKDH
- a CDS encoding SDR family oxidoreductase, yielding MVLVTGATGILGRVLVLELLKRGKAVRATKRKSSNLAEVKHSFQFYTDNPDDFFNRIEWVEVDFQDLRSLKKAVENVTEVYHCAAKVSFHPDDRHEMYLSNIKGTKNLLYACENSMVKKFCFVSSISVLDGVDEKGEMTEDSNYNSKLHHSGYAKSKHFSEMEVWRAAAEGLNTVIINPGIIIGSGNWQSSSGEIFGTFEKQPFAMSGSSNYVDVRDVTNIAIQLMGRNVYNERFIVISENKRVVDMANLIRAKLGKTKARVLSKSVLNFGYVLNVLFGWLLPPLRILNKVNIEAVTSHRIVSNQKIKDELNYSFIPVTESVDFHLKNYISDQKKSQIT
- a CDS encoding long-chain fatty acid--CoA ligase, whose product is MNIAEFLNKNAEKFPSKSAIGFKKKEQWKEIHWSDLSRMVFKTANALREAGISANDRVAIYSDNSAEWIVFDLAVLSLGAVTVPIYSTNNLDQAAYILNEAECRIILVGNQEQYDASFKILENSAFLTQIIAAKKSIWIQKDRSQYFQDFIKEAAENFNICAKENEDLATIIYTSGTTGAPKGVMLTHGNFHKSVEAHFDFFKFKNFENEKSLAFLPLTHVFERSWTLLALSGGATVYFLENTKLIASALTEIKPTMMCAVPRFYQKIYAGVNELAQNSSDTKKRIFSWAVKVGTEVAENRRLQKSVPVSLQIKNKVAGLLVFNKIKNKMGGKLWFMPCGGASVSSEVTRFFEAIGIHVTVGYGLTETTATLTCFPFHHFEHGSAGIPIGDTQIKIGENDEILAKGSGIMKGYYKKPDETAEVFTADGWFKTGDAGRFDAQGNLFITDRIKDLMKTSNGKYVAPQPLENLLSNNNFVNQVMVVAEGKPFVTALIIPNFESLKEQMEKMNIPFTTWEEIVNSEKIKEFYHEKIEEIQKGLSGFEKVKKFVLMPAEFEINSGEITPTLKVKRNVVLKKYADVIDRMYANSAFSK
- a CDS encoding diphosphomevalonate/mevalonate 3,5-bisphosphate decarboxylase family protein, producing MEEFFGSKKYKTANAKVSESCPSNIALIKYWGKYENQIPANPSISYTLSQCKTNTEIEFLADEKFSVQTFLSSTEEKKFAEKIEKYFKNIEAFLPWILKGKYIIRTENTFPHSSGIASSASGFGAIAKCLMEVDDLFCGKAEEDFKLKKASFLARLGSGSACRSLYNGLVVWGETKEVEASSDLFAVAFPSKDIHSIFKNFNDWVLLIHEGEKSVSSTVGHGLMTTNPYAERRFQEAHENFSTLKEILKVGDLKRFIQLVEHEALTLHAMMMMSEPAFILMKTGTLAVINKIWDFRKETDLPLFFTLDAGANVHLLFPRNKDEDKIKEFIIKELLQHTQNNGVVKDVMRF